One region of Lagopus muta isolate bLagMut1 chromosome 13, bLagMut1 primary, whole genome shotgun sequence genomic DNA includes:
- the STK26 gene encoding serine/threonine-protein kinase 26, which yields MAHSPVAVQVPGMQNHRADPEELFTKLERIGKGSFGEVFKGIDNRTQQVVAIKIIDLEEAEDEIEDIQQEITVLSQCDSPYVTKYYGSYLKGTKLWIIMEYLGGGSALDLLRAGPFDEFQIATMLKEILKGLDYLHSEKKIHRDIKAANVLLSEQGDVKLADFGVAGQLTDTQIKRNTFVGTPFWMAPEVIQQSAYDSKADIWSLGITAIELAKGEPPNSDMHPMRVLFLIPKNNPPTLLGEFSKPFKEFIDACLNKDPTFRPTAKELLKHKFIMKNAKKTSYLTELIDRFKRWKAEGHSSDESDSDGSDSESSNKENNSHPEWSFTTVRKKPDAKKLQNGTDQDLVKTLSCLTMIITPVFAELKQQDTNNASRKKAIEELEKSINMAEATCPGITDKMVKKLMEKFQKFSVNDSS from the exons AATCACAGAGCAGACCCAGAAGAATTATTCACAAAACTGGAACGCATTGGGAAAGGCTCCTTTGGTGAAGTCTTTAAAGGAATTGATAATCGGACACAGCAAGTGGTTGCTATAAAAATCATAGACCTCGAGGAAGCAGAAGATGAAATAGAAGATATACAGCAAGAGATAACTGTTTTAAGTCAGTGTGACAGTCCTTATGTAACGAAATACTATGGATCATATTTAAAG GGCACAAAACTATGGATAATAATGGAATACTTGGGTGGAGGGTCAGCTTTGGATCTT CTTCGTGCTGGGCCTTTTGATGAGTTCCAGATAGCTACTATGCTAAAGGAAATCCTGAAAGGTCTTGACTACCTGCACTCAGAGAAGAAGATTCACAGGGATATAAAAG CTGCCAATGTCTTGTTATCAGAGCAAGGGGACGTTAAGCTTGCTGATTTTGGAGTTGCTGGGCAGTTGACAGACACGCAAATTAAGAGGAATACCTTTGTTGGAACCCCGTTTTGGATGGCCCCTGAAGTGATCCAGCAGTCAGCATATGATTCCAAA gCTGACATCTGGTCATTGGGAATCACTGCTATTGAATTAGCCAAAGGGGAGCCACCCAACTCTGATATGCATCCAATGAGAGTTCTGTTTCTCATTCCAAAAAACAATCCTCCAACTTTATTAGGAGAATTCAGTAAACCTTTTAAAGAATTCATTGATGCGTGTCTGAATAAGGATCCAACATTT CGCCCTACAGCAAAAGAACTCCTGAAGCACAAATTCATTATGAAAAATGCCAAGAAGACTTCATATCTGACAGAGCTAATTGATAGGTTTAAGAGATGGAAAGCAGAGGGACATAGTAGTGATGAAAGTGATTCCGATGGTTCCGATTC GGAGTCAAGTAACAAGGAGAACAACTCTCATCCTGAGTGGAGCTTTACTACAGTTAGGAAGAAACCAGATGCAAAGAAGCTGCAGAACGGGACG GATCAGGACCTTGTTAAAACCTTGAGTTGTTTAACTATGATAATCACTCCTGTCTTTGCTGAG CTCAAACAGCAGGACACAAATAATGctagcagaaagaaagcaattgaGGAACTTGAAAAAAGCATCAACATGGCAGAAGCAACATGTCCAGGGATCACAGATAAGATGGTGAAGAAACTTATGGAGAAATTTCAGAA ATTTTCTGTTAATGACTCATCCTAA